DNA from Mycolicibacterium alvei:
GATCATCTCTCGGCTGATCGGCGCGGTGCGCATCAGCCGCACCGGGCCCCAGAGAGTGGCCAGCCCGTACTCGGTGGCCAACCCGTTGCCGCCGTGGGTCTGGATCGCCTGGTCGAGGGCCAGGATGCCGGCCTCCGCCGCAGCGTATTTGGCCATGTTCGACGCCTCCGCGGAACCGGGGTCGCCGGCGTCGTGCAGTGAGGCCGCCCGCTGGGTCATCAGCCGGGCCAGCTCCAGCTGGATCTTGGCGTGCGCAAGCGGGTGGGACAGGCCCTGGTGGGCTCCGATCGGCACGTCCCAGACCTTGCGCTCGCGCGCGTAGGCCGACGCCTTGTCCAGCGCGTAGCGGCCGATGCCGTTGCCCAGGGCGGCGCCCATGATGCGTTCGGGGTTGAGGCCCATGAACACCTGACGCAGACCGTCGTTTTCCGCGCCGATCAGGTTCTCGGCCGGCACCCGCACGTCGTCGAAGAACAGCGTGAACTGCTTCTCCGGTGTCACCGCCTGCACCGGGATGAGGGTCTTGGTCAACCCGGGCGCGTCGGTCGGGACCACCAGCAGGCTCAGCCGTCCGCGGCCGCGGTCGTCGGTCGCGGTGCGGGTGACGACCAGGATGGCCTCCGCCTCGTCGACGCCGGAAATGTAGTACTTGGTGCCGTTGAGCACCCAATCCCCACCGACGCGCTTGGCGTGGGTGGAGATGTTGTGAGAGTTCGAGCCCGCATCCGGCTCGGTGATCGCGAACGCCATGATGATCTCGCCGCTGGCGATGCCCGGCAGCCAGCGCGCCTTTAGCTCGTCGCTGCCGAAAGCCTCGATGATCGTGCCGCAGATGGTGGGGGAGACCACCGTCATCAGCAGCGGGCAGCCGGCCGCGGCCAGTTCCTCACCGACGATCTGCATGTCGTAGATGCCGCCGCCACCGCCGCCGTACTGCTCGGCGATGTTGACCCCGAGGAACCCCTGCTTGCCCACGGCCTGCCAGAGTTCCGAACTCTTCTCCCCGCCGAGCGACTTGGCCACGTAGTAGTCGTGCCCGAAGTCCTTGGCGATCTCGGACACGGCCTTGCGCAGCGCTCGCCGTTCCTCGGTCTCGTGCAGTTCCATACCGCTCTCCTACTTCGAAGTCACCCGCCACCGGGGCCGGTGACGGGTCTGATGGTGCTCAATCCTCGTCTGCACTGTCGGCCGCTCCGACCACCGCGAGGGCATCGCCGGTGGACACCTGCTGACCCACCTCGACCGAGAGTTCGGCGACGATCCCGTCGATCGGGCTGGCGATGGTGTGTTCCATCTTCATCGCCTCCACCACGACCAAGGCCTGCCCGGCCGTCACGACGTCGCCCGCGGCGACGGGCAGCCGGATCACCGAACCCGGCATAGGCGCCGTCAGCGAGCCCGCCGGCTTGAGCGTGCTGGGGTCCAGGAACCGCGGTACCTGGGTGAACGCAGTGGACCCGGCAGGGCTGTCAACGTAGGCGATGTCGCCGTCGAGGACGACGTCGTAGCCGCGCCGTACCCCGCCGGTCTCCAGGACCACCCGGTCCGGCCGCTGCACGAGCACCCTGACGTCCTCGACCGGTTTGCCGTCGACTTCGACCTCGACGCCGTCGCGGAGCAGCGCATAGCCCACCCGACGCTCGCGGCCGTCGGCGGTCAGCCATCCGGTGGACTGCAGTTGGGACGGGTTGTTGCGCCACCCGGCAGGCAGCGTCGGCTGGACGGGGGCCGCCGCGCGGCGTCCCGCGACCTGGGCGAGTGTGGCCGCGATGGCGTGCAAGCCCTCCCCGTCGCGGTCGATGAGGGCTGCGCCGAGGTCGGCCACGTCGTGGCGGTCGAGGAACCCGGTGTCGGTGCCGCGTCCGGCGAACTCGTCGTGGCGCAGAACGCGAACCAGCAGATCCCGGTTGGTGGTGAGTCCGTGGATCCGGGCGCCGGCGAGCGCGGCGGACAGCGCGCCGAGCGCCTCGGCGCGGGTGGGCGCCCAGGCGATCACCTTGGCCAGCATGGCGTCATAGTGGTGGCTGACCACCGAGCCGTCGCGCACGCCGGAGTCCACCCGGACCCCGACGTGGTCGGGGATCTGCATCGTGCGCAGCGTTCCGGTCTGCGGCAGGTAGCCCTTCGTGGGGTCCTCGGCGTAGAGCCGGGCCTCGACCGCGTGGCCGGTGATCCGCGGCTTGCTCACCTCGGCAGGCAGTGGCCGACCCATCGCCACCAGCAACTGCAGGCGCACGAGGTCGAGCCCGGTGACGAGTTCGGTGACCGGGTGCTCGACCTGCAGCCGGGTGTTCATCTCCAGGAAGGCGAACGTCCCGTCGTCATCGCCGCCGTTCGCGTCGAGGACGAACTCGACCGTTCCGGCCCCGACGTAACCCACGGCCTGTGCCGCCGCGACCGCCGCCGCGCCCATCCGGGCGCGCAGGTCGTCGTCGACGACGGGCGAGGGCGCCTCCTCGATGACCTTTTGGTGGCGGCGCTGCACCGAGCACTCCCGCTCGAACAGCGAGACAACCGTGCCGTGCATGTCGGCCAACAGCTGGATCTCAACGTGGCGGGGACGCTGCACGTACCGCTCGAGGAACACCGTGCCGTCCGAGAACGCCGACATCGCCTCGCGCGAGGCCGAGGCCACGGCTCCGTCGAGGTCGTCGGCCGACTCGACAACCCGCATGCCGCGCCCGCCGCCACCCGCGCTCGCCTTGACCAGCAGCGGGTAGCCGATCTCGGCGCCGAGCTTGCGCAGCTTGTCGGGGTCCAGGCCGGTCGCGTCGCCG
Protein-coding regions in this window:
- a CDS encoding acyl-CoA dehydrogenase family protein, giving the protein MELHETEERRALRKAVSEIAKDFGHDYYVAKSLGGEKSSELWQAVGKQGFLGVNIAEQYGGGGGGIYDMQIVGEELAAAGCPLLMTVVSPTICGTIIEAFGSDELKARWLPGIASGEIIMAFAITEPDAGSNSHNISTHAKRVGGDWVLNGTKYYISGVDEAEAILVVTRTATDDRGRGRLSLLVVPTDAPGLTKTLIPVQAVTPEKQFTLFFDDVRVPAENLIGAENDGLRQVFMGLNPERIMGAALGNGIGRYALDKASAYARERKVWDVPIGAHQGLSHPLAHAKIQLELARLMTQRAASLHDAGDPGSAEASNMAKYAAAEAGILALDQAIQTHGGNGLATEYGLATLWGPVRLMRTAPISREMILNYVAQHSLNLPRSY
- a CDS encoding acetyl/propionyl/methylcrotonyl-CoA carboxylase subunit alpha, which translates into the protein MPVIKKLLVANRGEIARRVFRTCRELGIATVAVYSDADADAWHVDDADEAVRLPGSSPAETYLDGDRVIAAALLTGADAVHPGYGFMSENAGFARACADAGLVFVGPPPDAIDAMGSKLTAKAMMADAGVPVLPGGDATGLDPDKLRKLGAEIGYPLLVKASAGGGGRGMRVVESADDLDGAVASASREAMSAFSDGTVFLERYVQRPRHVEIQLLADMHGTVVSLFERECSVQRRHQKVIEEAPSPVVDDDLRARMGAAAVAAAQAVGYVGAGTVEFVLDANGGDDDGTFAFLEMNTRLQVEHPVTELVTGLDLVRLQLLVAMGRPLPAEVSKPRITGHAVEARLYAEDPTKGYLPQTGTLRTMQIPDHVGVRVDSGVRDGSVVSHHYDAMLAKVIAWAPTRAEALGALSAALAGARIHGLTTNRDLLVRVLRHDEFAGRGTDTGFLDRHDVADLGAALIDRDGEGLHAIAATLAQVAGRRAAAPVQPTLPAGWRNNPSQLQSTGWLTADGRERRVGYALLRDGVEVEVDGKPVEDVRVLVQRPDRVVLETGGVRRGYDVVLDGDIAYVDSPAGSTAFTQVPRFLDPSTLKPAGSLTAPMPGSVIRLPVAAGDVVTAGQALVVVEAMKMEHTIASPIDGIVAELSVEVGQQVSTGDALAVVGAADSADED